Genomic DNA from Parambassis ranga chromosome 5, fParRan2.1, whole genome shotgun sequence:
TGGACTATCATGAAGTGAATGTGCAACAATGTTATCCACCATTTTCTTACACAAGGCCGTGTCGTGCAGGTGGCTGAAGTTTGTCTTTATGAGCTATTTTAGTATGTTCAATGAACTGATCTGTTTCCGAAGCAATAACTCTTTACCTCCTGATAGTTAGGCTCCAGTCATCATGAAATTTGAAAACCTTAAAAATGTAATATCTGAAATTTATACTTTAGAAACATCGTTCTACTCCTTTAAGACCATCAGACAAACTCTTTTCAAACCCCTGCCGAAGCTGCTGGGAAGGCCCAGAATAATCTGAGGTTATAACATCTGCCCTGCCATATATTGATGTTTAATATTTTccatttgttgtagtttattaACTCTGTTATGTTGTGAGGAGGAAGTGTTAAGGGATTCTGATGAAAAAAATAGTAACCTGCTTTGGTGTTAACTTCAAACAGGTCTTGTTTATCATGTGATATTATAGACTTCCAACTAACCcccccttcctctcttctctccttgAAAGTGTTATTTTTGAACTAGAAATTTTAGCACATTCGGAAAACACATTGCGGCTCTCTAATTAGCACATCTGAACGTCGTTCAAACTGAAGGGAATATATCataataactggaaggttgggtAGAGTCAGGGTCTACACAGTCAACATTACTTCGAGTCCATAGGTTTCTCTTTatcttgtgtgtctgctgtgtttcaCAGCATCACAGGAATAAATGAACCTGTGGCTGTCTAGGATGTAGGGCTGAGGATTTCATGACAGGGCCTCTACACATCAGCTACAGTATCAGTAAAAAGTGCCAGACTTGTTGAGTTTATTTCATAATTGCTAGAGGCTATAAAGGATATCTCACAGCTTTAAGCGGAGAAGGCGATAGAGAGCAGATCCATCCCTTCCAAAGGTTGCTCTTGTGGTGAGTATTGTTTTGCTGGTGGGTGGAAATAATAGATGTAAGTTTAATATGAAAAATCTGTTCCTGAAATAGTGCAAGCAAACAAATCAACACACAGTCTTTCTGCTGGTACATCCGGCAGCTATCAGGTTAGATCGCAGACAGCTGTGGCCCACAGACATGAATGTCCACTGCACCTGTTGCAAGATAACCATGTGCATCTGTGCTGCGCATTGTTATCTTGCAATGAGCTAAATGTTAGACATAAATACACTTTCAGATTATAGTTGTATTTAGCTTATCAGTtggctctgagtgtgtgtgccacaTTCATATAATAAGGCCGCCACCACCCCTCTGAGATACTTTGAATGTTTTAGGCTGCCTGAGTACAGAAGTGATACATGATGTGAACATGCATCCATATCCATATAcccggagcctatcccagctatctacaggtaaGAGGCGGGGTACACTCTGGATAGGTCGGAATGTGAGCATGTGTAAGCGTGGGTGTACCTTAGCCTTTGGCTGGTGGTCAGCTCTGTCCTCCTGGTGTGCAGTGTCCACTGGATGGCATCATGTAGAGACTTCAGGCCATGTGATGCCCCCTCAGTGCTTCAGCCACTACTGtttgcagtctgaatttaaaataactttgaccacaaagacaaaaagagatGTCTTCTATAAGCCACAAGCTGCttatggtttgttttgttcacaGCAGTGGCTCTGTCTAATGCTGTACAGAAAAAGAGCTGACCATGACACCATGCcttcaaaaatatataaatcaatCTGACTGGAAAATGCTGAAACATGATTATGTTCATTTAAATGAAGGTGATTTAAGCAGCAGTAGTGTTTCTGTTACGTTGGGCACTTGATGTGTGTCTTCCTCTAACACGGCATCTACAGCAGCCTGTTTAAAAACTTAAAGTGCAGCGTGATACTGCGAAGCTGCTTCAATTCAAAAATAATCCTCTTCAGGTACAGAACTGGTGGGGAGCATATCTAGCAGATATGTACTGCCACTGCTGTGGTTTCCCTTCCAGCTGGCTGAAATAAGAAAATGGATACATTTGGAGCTGAAAATCAGTTGTcagaaacaaatgcaaatgagcAAGTGCATTCAGAGGTGTGCAGCACTGCCAAGTTGATCCAATTTCCAATTTGGAGGAATAATCCCTGCATGGAGAGACCGCAGTTGTAGTCATAGTCGATGCTTGGGTTTGCCTTAAATTGTTTTGGAGAGAACAAATCAGATCGGAGCAGAGGAGCATGGGAAATGCGTCATTAATGTAAGgcgtgtgtgtttgatgttgcACAATCAATTAAATCACATTGGTACTCTGCCGTTTCAGCGGGCTCTCCACAGTGCAGCACAGTTTAGCTTCCTCTTAGTGTCTGGATCAAAGCTCCATACcgtaaaataatgaaaacataaCATTGCCTTGGACTTCTTATATCTCATACAGACTGTTAAATACATGCTGTCATAAAACAATTCAAGATCTGGATGTTTCACGgtgtatttaaatacatttaactaTTTTATTACCTTATATACTCAACCCTACACCATCACATTTTACTAACTAACTCAGCAGCTATTTGCACACTATATATATCATGCATAATGTGTATTTCTGGGTCTTTGGTGAGCAGCTTGGCTGGTGCACTGCACATCCAGATTTCCACTCCATCTACTGTATCTACTGTAGGGCTCAGCTTGACAGGGACCTCGGGGACATACAGATGGACTTTTCATGTTGAAAAAAATCATGACAGACACATGAGTAAGAGACTGCCCATGTTCCAGCTGTCTCATATCTTTCCTTACTTATGCTTCTGCAGGATCACTGGCCTGGAATCCCATAAAAGAAACAGTAACGCATCTCATAAACTATCATATAAACTTCATATCGAGCCTGTTAACTGCAAACCCAACTACTGTAGAGATTTTGAAGCTGAGGAAGTTGAAACTCTGTAGACACTGAGCATATTACATTACACATGCTTACTTAATTGGGACCAAATATTATGGATAATGATCCCTAACTGCTTAACAGTAGTCAGTAGCTACCTAATAGAGCATGTCCCCCATTATAGTCCTCGGTCTAGTCCAGTCCAGACTGAACAAAAAGGAACACTGAAGGGAAGGAGGTATACAGAACTCTTTAAGTATGTTTAATAGAAAGCAGTCTGTTCAACTAATGAACCTCCTCAATAATAAAACCATCACAAGAGCTGTGTAATATACTGCTGTAATCACAatgatatatttattataacCAGCAATTCTAATGAAGTCATTCTTTTAATTGTAAAACACTACACTTCCTCTCATGCATCATTTCCATTGGCCCATGATGTGTTTAAAACACAGTATGTAGTTAATATGAGAATACATACAGGAAGTTTCCATAAACTGTGTTCACATTGCTGTGTATGGGGTGTTTTGGTGTAAACATGCCCCCATTATATTATTAATGTGGTAACTGTGGTCGGAGCTGTGTCTCATTTAGATTTTAAAAGCAGTGGACCGCGAAGAGCATCTAATTGGAGCtcctctgttgttttttctggATGATCAAAACAAGCTGAAGTAGTCTGGGTCACTATTGGGGATTAGTTCAGGTTAGGGCAAAGTTATAGGTTTGCAATGATTATGAATAAGGTAAGTGTAGGTGTTGGATAAATTATTATCAGTAAAAGTGTCTCCCGGGAAACTGTACAATCCTTATTATAAAATACATAGTGATTTTATGAACACATGTACAGCAGATACTCCAGTGTCTGTGCCGCTGGTGAGAGTGAGAGGGAAGCACTGCATGAGGATGAACAGACGGTTACTGTCACACACTCCAGTGCCGTGCTGAAAGGTGCGCTGTCAAGCCTCTCCAAGAATCTATTGATGAAGGCCAACTAGCTGTCTGCCAGAGGAAACTCTTTACCGTGCaagtttgactgactgactcagTGTAGCTGCTGATTTGTTGGCTGGCTCCATGCTGTATGCATCATAGCCAACATAAATTCAATCAGTGAATCTTATCAGGCTTCCCCGTGCATTCATAACACAGATCACATCTTTCTGTAGGTAATGTGAGGAGACCTCTGCCTTATATTCTTCTAGAAACACTATAGAGAACTACTGCCGGGTACAGTTCACTTGTCTGACTACATTATATTTACTGCAGTCGTCCCCTCAAGAGCTCATAGTGTGTTGTGCTGCTTCTTGTCTTTGGGGTGTTTTAGTTAAAGGGGTTAAAGCAGATCAGGGTTAATGTTAGTGATGTCTGAGGCACTTACTCCACTAATGTATATTACAAGTGTTTTACTTTATATCCACAGGCCGTAGCAGTGAAAGGGTGAATGTGTCTGGAGGGTGGAGCTGTGTAATCAGAGAGTTACACGAGACGACTCTTGAAAGAAGTAACAAGTAAACAAGACATGTATATTGTTCTAGGGGCTAAAGGAAAAACAGCACTGCTAACATGCTATTATTTAGCAGGTTTAGTGTTTGTCATGTCTGCCATCTTGCTCACACTTGTAATTATTTTAGCATTTTAGGACAGTGTCTCTTCACAATGTGATTGTTTGGAGGTTGAACTGGGATTGGGGTGTTATGTCTGATGTTTTAATACTCATTTAAAAAGTTGATAAACCGGATTTATTGAACTGCTATGAATGTACTTCAAGATATCTTCTGGTCTGGATAGtagaaaacaatgaaaaataaaaactttaaaaataggATAAGTCTGATTTGTTGGCTTTGAGACCTTTAGAAACTAGTGTAGGTGGTGATCATTGGTTTGTTGACCTTACATCACTGCTTAATGTAACTGTAATTGGTCTGAATGATCGGATAGCATTTCTTAGACTTATAGTGTAAATTCATGTTCAGTAATATATCTAAGAATAACTACTTTTAAACAGTTATTAGTTCTAACTTGAGCACCATCTGCCCAGTTTCAATTTCCATTAGAGAACTGAAACTCAGCACAGTTGCATAGAAACTGCAACATGAATTGGTGTAATTATAGCTCGATGGATAATTTGCTCCTGCTGTATGGTCTAAATGAAAAGCCAGCACTTAAGTGGCGCATGTACCGGATTTCATGGCAGCTAGTTCACTAACACACCACCAGCCACTGGCTATAAACATTACGTTGCATGTTCAGTCAATGGACTCCATGCAGACAATTAAAATCCTGgtgtacatacagtatttaaTACAATATTTAAGTCCTTTTGAGCCGAAAGACAGAATGGTACTTTTTAATGGGAGTGTGAGTGCAGAAGGATCCAATTACTTCCATCGGGATCCTGTTGTTTGGAAAAGCCTCCAGGCATACAATGATGCCTCAGGGAGGAGGCAATCATATTGAAGCCCCAGAGTATTCACTAATCACTACCACATCTCAAGAGGAATCCTGCAAAATGACAAGTTTTTACTGCATCTCTGTCATGGCTCCGTAATGCTGTGTAGGGAAAATAATTGCCATAATTTTATGTTATGACTGCGACGCAATAATTCCAGCAGACTCGTGTTCAACATGGATGCTGAGTTTTGCACTCAAAGATTATCATCCACCCCTGGTGAACTCAGCACCACCAACAATCATCTACCACAAGGAAATCAATTTATTTGTCTGGGTTAGGCAGGCATCCCAACTCCTGGCAGAATTTTTCAGCCGTCTTAAATGTCTTGACAGAATGGTTCTAACTGGACAAAACAGCCAAAGACACTGATAAAATCATTATCTCTGTGccattgttgctgttgttatcAGTGAAGGGATTTGTGGCACTAACTGCAGGTGATGTGAATCCCTGACAGACTAAACAGTGAGATAGAAGACTGTGGAATTGTTGCTTTTTTCCACTGCCAGTCTCTTCCGTGCAGGCAGCTCTGCACTTGAATGGCTCCACTTCACCTACAGACCAGATGATATCTGCAAAAAGACTAAAAACTACTTGAAATCAGCATTGAGTGAAATGTAGAGGCTTTTATTCTCTCGAATTCCAAGTTCATTttaggatgaaaaaaaaagtgggacCATACTGCACACAAAATTGGCAGATAGGTGATGACTAAACCTTAAGAATGTTTAAGAATGTTAATTAAAATGGATAAAAGGACCAAAGTCACAAAGGAAAAGCACAGGGTTAATGGAACAAAGCAGTGTGCAGATTTGAACAGGTCCTAACTAAGGAAATTATCTTTTAAATTACCAGGCATCATGAGTAAATTATTTCATAGTTCAAACAGGATCAAATCCTCCAGTATGTTCAAAAAATTCAGTGTCCATATTCTTGTCATTCTCCAGGTGGCCAACCTTCTGCGATTGTTCCAGATCCCTCAGATCAGCTACGCCTCCACTAGTTCAAAGCTCAGCGATAAGACTCGTTACGACTACTTTGCCCGCACTGTACCTCCTGACTTCTACCAGGCCAAGGCCATGGCTGAGATCCTGCGGTACTTCAACTGGACCTATGTGTCAACAGTAGCATCAGAGGGTGACTATGGTGAGACTGGCATTGATGCCTTCCAGCAGGAAGCCCGTACTCGCCAAATCTGCATTGCAACCTCAGCCAAGGTGAGCCGTTCCATGAACCGCCAGGGCTATGATAATGTGATCCGCTCCCTGCAACAGAAGTCCAACGCCAAGGTGGTCATCCTGTTCACCCGCAGCGAGGATGCGCGTGAGCTGCTGGTGGCTGCCGCTCGGATGAATGTCTCATTCTACTGGGTGGCCAGTGATGGGTGGGGAGCGCAGGAGAGTGTGGTTAGAGGCAGTGAGACTGCAGCAAATGGGGCTTTCACCATAGAACTAGCCTCCTACCCGATCAGAGAGTTCGAAGACTACTTCACCAAACTGAATCCTTACACCAACACAAGGAACCCATGGTTCAAGGAGTTCTGGGAGCACCGATTCAGCTGCAACCTCCAGGAGCATGGCTGCAGTGACCACAGCCTACGAGATGGAACTTTTGATCCAGAACCCAAGATTATGTTCGTGGTGAATGCGGTCTATGCCATGGCCTATGCTCTGCACAACATGAGACAGGCAGTGTGCTCCAACACATCTAAGGTCTGTGATGCCATGAAACCAGGAAATGGTAAAAGATTCTACAAGGAGTTCATCTTGAAGACAAAGTTTGAAGGtaaaagcagcaacaaaagcaaacacggtcacaaaaagaaaagaaaaagtaaatgcTTTTGCTCAAATATAGTTTTGAAAGTGGATACGCTTTAAGTGTAAAGCAAATGGGGGTGGTGAATAAGCATGACACAAGATTAAGACTTCAAAGGATTTCCTCAGTAGAGCTGAATAGGCTTTGTAATTATTCAATTAGCAAAAATATCCATAAATTAGCATGAGGGAATCAGTGGAATGGGAACATATCTAGAACATACTATTCTGAGAAAGCAATATAAAAGCTTGTACTATGTTTATAATTGTATGTAGTTATATAAATACAGATTTACTTTGCTCATTTTGATGTAGTATAACAAACTTGTTGCTAAAGATCCTAGCTATAAGTCACCATTTGTGTATTCTTCCTCTTTCCAGCTCCGTTCAGACCTGCTGACACTGAGAGCATGGTGCGTTTTGACGCCTTCGGTGACAGCATCAGCCGCTACAACATCTATCATTACCACAAAGAAGAGGGCAAGTTTATCTACAGGAAGGTTGGCTACTGGGACCAGAACCTGACCCTGAACACCTCCCTGGTCCCCTGGCGTGGCCTTGTACCACCAACCTCCCAGTGCAGTGATCCCTGCAGGAAGAATGAGGTGAAGAGCATGCAGCGTGGAGATGTTTGCTGCTGGATCTGCATCCCCTGTCAGCCTTACCAGTACCTGCAGGATGAGTTCACTTGTGCCGACTGCAGCTTCGGTCAGTGGCCTCTGGAGAACTTGACCGGCTGCTATGATCTGCCGGAAGAGTACATCCGATGGGAGGACGCCTGGGCTATTGGGCCTGTCACCATCTCCTGTCTTGGCATCATATGCACTCTGTCAGTAGTGGGCCTGTTCTTCAAGCACAATGAAACCCCTGTGGTTAAAGCAAGTGGACGTGAACTCTCCTACATCCTCTTGCTGGGAGTGCTGATGTGCTACAGCATGACCTTTATCTACATCACCAAACCTTCCACTGCTGTTTGCACCCTACGCAGACTAGGCCTGGGAACCTCATTCGCAGTGTGTTACTCAGCCCTGCTAACCAAGACTAACCGCATTGCTCGCATCTTCAGTGGAGTGAAGGATGGAGCCCAGCGGCCACGTTTCATCAGCCCAGGCTCCCAGGTAGCAATCTGCGGTGCTCTTATCTCCTGCCAGCTGCTAGTGGCAGTTATTTGGCTAATAGTGGAGGTGCCAGGGGTTCGGAAGGAGGTGAGCCCAGAGAGGAGAAATGTGGTTACCCTCAAGTGCaacagcagagacaccagcatgcTCATGTCACTCACCTACAACTGCATCCTCATCATTCTCTGCACCGTCTATGCTTTCAAGACAAGAAAGTGCCCCGAAAACTTCAATGAGGCCAAGTTCATCGGGTTCACCATGTACACCACCTGCATCATCTGGCTTGCCTTTCAGCCCATCTTCTATGTCACGGCGAGTGACTACAGGGTAACTATGAATTTTCATCATTTACATTTGTAGAATCCTCTGGAGCTCATTGTTGTAGaaataatgtaaacaaagtCTATAAATGACTgccctttgtgtgtgtaccATTCCTAAAGAGGAAGGTGTCACTTTCTCATTCCATTTGATCACCCTCACCCAGACTCATGAAagagcagctgttttttttcatgtaggCTGAAGGAGCTTTCAAGACGAGAACAAAGACTCTGGAGACACATCAGGCCTGAATATACTGATAGAAATAATTAATGACAGCCAAACTGATTCACTGAATCACTACATTACTATGCTTAAAGACACTTTTCAGGTGCAAGAGGACTACTTCATGACAATTCTAACAGCTCATGTTTTTTAAATACCAGGACTGAATCCCAGCTGGCCCTGTGTAATGAACTCTTAAAGCGACAGTTCACTTCAATATCAAATCATATTATTATGTGCATTCAGTACTATTTATtatgagttttattttttatgggTTTTGGAGATTTTGGGGAGTTTTCCCTCCAAAGTAGCTCAACTAGCAAGCTCATTAACGCCTCAGTTGAGCCATAATGCTCATCAGGTCACGGAGGGataaaaatgtgattaattGATTCTAGGTTTCTGTCCTCCAGGtaactgtccctttaattgtaagcagcagcatgctgacTGCTCACTCATTTCATATTGCTACCTCCCTAATAGCTGTGGTGCCTGTGATATATCTTCTGTAGAGCTGTCACAGCGGGATAAAGTTGTGCAGCCTTTAGCCTTTATGTGTTTGCTAAATTTAGCTCGCATCActcaaacaacaataaacaaatggGTTGTAATCTGAGCTGTAACATCACAGCATCCTGCAGATTACAGTATACATTTTATTGATAGCTCCCAGTGCAAATTAATCTCGCTCTATCTCGCTCTGTGAAGTGAGACAAATAagacaaaacattaaaaacataaaactgaCAGACCATGTTAAGTTATGAGTGCTGGTGCCTCAGGCGAACCCAAGGGTACTGCCACAGCATTTTGGTCAAGGTGTGTAACACAAGGCCTTGGTTGAACAAACAAATATGGAAAGGGCTTTGCATCATCATGAGTTACCACAGGCTTATTTTGTCTGTAGTGATCAGTCTTCCTGGCACCCAAATCATGAACCCAAAACCTGATCCTCAGTAAGATTGAAGAGAGACCTGCTGAGTGCTGTGTATACGCAGAGTATGAGGCGTTCATAGTGGAGAGGCAGACTAATTGAAAGACTGAGAGGTCTGGCACTGCTACAGAGACCTTGACGCTTTGGTTCTGTGtgacaacaataataatggCTGTGGGTTCAGTTGCCACATTTCAAATTAGAGTTGGATAGCAGAAAAATATTCTAATGAGGGAGTAGCCTTGTTGCCCAGTGAATCATGATGAACTCAAGGCTTTACAGACACATTTCTTTATTCACCGTTACCACTACAGACACGGTTACATCCTGCAGTATGTGCTCTATACGCTGGTTAATTAAacattcattaaaaataaaataaaaaatctgtCATGAAGAATatacaacatttaaaaagtcCCACATCAGTAAATTAAGCATAACCGCATTCTCTTTGCTGTCACTttcaaaagtaaaaacacagGAGGGTCCACACTGTGGTGCTTCACGATTGTTTTTGTAAAccgtgaaaaaaaaactggcagcTAGAAAGACACCTTTATGTCTGAAAGAGATtagaaggcagagagaggagacaaagtAATATTACTCACAGTCCtgctggtgttttatttttgaagttCAAATGTGTGAGGACTTCTCGTGTTTCTGCGTTGCTGTTGTTTGTGCTGTATGTTTGGGAGGGATTTCACTTCATGCTGTGGTTCTGCAAATAGAAGTTCCTGGACTGCAGGGGTGACCAGTGGGGTGGGAAGGGAGGGAGCTCAGGAAGATGACCCCAGCAGTCAGCTCACATTAGCAGCTGAAATATGACTAACAAGGCTCTGACTTCCCAGGATGGCCAGCTGTGCTTATCCCATATTCTTCCTCTCGCCCCTCATATTCATGCACATACAAATTCTCGATTAGAATTGCTAACATACATAATAAAAAACCTCACACAGACATTCATAATTGAAAATGGAAATGTGGCTAATAATGCAAGAATAATAGAAATAAGGGAGAAATATTAGACACTATTGCTTTTTATGGTAACttctttaaattaaattatctCTTGGGATAAGTGATTCAGGGtcaaccacagaagaagagagtgGGAGTGGATTAAAGGTTTGGGAGTAATCAGAACaggaaatcaataaaaatgtgaGTGATCAAGGCCtttggtgggtgtgtgtgcatgctgctgCCAGGTGGCCTTTGAGCAAACTTCATTAGTCCTT
This window encodes:
- the grm2b gene encoding glutamate receptor, metabotropic 2b; its protein translation is MLSSTLWPKLQFASACYWPLHMFLLELLIPGVLPSISRLPPAAKREIIIDGDLVIGGLFPVHEKGDGMEDCGKINEERGIQRLEAMLLALDEINSSDRILPGLQLGAHILDTCSKDTYALEQSLDFVRASLTKVHDPGFICPDGSRPIQNEVPLAISGVIGGSYSDVSIQVANLLRLFQIPQISYASTSSKLSDKTRYDYFARTVPPDFYQAKAMAEILRYFNWTYVSTVASEGDYGETGIDAFQQEARTRQICIATSAKVSRSMNRQGYDNVIRSLQQKSNAKVVILFTRSEDARELLVAAARMNVSFYWVASDGWGAQESVVRGSETAANGAFTIELASYPIREFEDYFTKLNPYTNTRNPWFKEFWEHRFSCNLQEHGCSDHSLRDGTFDPEPKIMFVVNAVYAMAYALHNMRQAVCSNTSKVCDAMKPGNGKRFYKEFILKTKFEAPFRPADTESMVRFDAFGDSISRYNIYHYHKEEGKFIYRKVGYWDQNLTLNTSLVPWRGLVPPTSQCSDPCRKNEVKSMQRGDVCCWICIPCQPYQYLQDEFTCADCSFGQWPLENLTGCYDLPEEYIRWEDAWAIGPVTISCLGIICTLSVVGLFFKHNETPVVKASGRELSYILLLGVLMCYSMTFIYITKPSTAVCTLRRLGLGTSFAVCYSALLTKTNRIARIFSGVKDGAQRPRFISPGSQVAICGALISCQLLVAVIWLIVEVPGVRKEVSPERRNVVTLKCNSRDTSMLMSLTYNCILIILCTVYAFKTRKCPENFNEAKFIGFTMYTTCIIWLAFQPIFYVTASDYRVQTTTMCISVSLSGSVVLGCLFAPKIHIILFQPQKNVATLRVTANRFSATVSTSASAPSSSYSKGSASNYVPAVCNGREVVDSTTSSL